A part of Terriglobia bacterium genomic DNA contains:
- a CDS encoding class I SAM-dependent methyltransferase, producing MSDEQKFSDTRRDGPIHHLCESCGTTRFRPWVGFQDEALEYEGRVCRCRRCGLGCLVPRPSVEQLDRAYASGYYAYHEPPVGGNAALLERLRRIVDAPPASPFAADLKLHFAEWATGRTIPLKYWVPLRMDPRKRILDYGCGTGYYLSLLSRIGRTDLHGYDVTPNPDARRALPDVDFRYSANLRDAEFEPGSFDLISVIQTLEHVPDPRRCLSDLARLLNDDGLLIVEVPNIGGWVSALSVERYSSLMLPFHLWHFTRASLLRIGIAAGLRPVRSKTPFGLLTAELSVPRLSQWTRHRGLREIVQRFGFLAAEIGAGTEVSVAFAAR from the coding sequence ATGAGCGACGAGCAAAAGTTCTCGGATACTCGCCGGGACGGCCCGATTCACCATCTCTGCGAAAGCTGCGGAACCACGCGGTTCCGTCCTTGGGTCGGTTTCCAGGATGAGGCCCTCGAGTACGAGGGGCGTGTCTGCCGATGTCGGCGGTGCGGGCTCGGATGCCTGGTCCCGAGGCCGTCTGTCGAACAACTCGATCGGGCCTACGCCAGCGGCTACTATGCGTACCACGAGCCTCCGGTCGGGGGAAACGCGGCATTACTCGAGAGGCTGCGGCGAATCGTAGACGCCCCGCCCGCGTCGCCTTTCGCGGCGGATCTCAAGTTGCATTTTGCCGAATGGGCGACCGGCCGAACCATCCCGCTGAAGTACTGGGTACCACTCCGCATGGATCCACGAAAGAGGATCCTCGACTATGGCTGTGGCACCGGCTACTACCTCAGTCTCCTTTCCCGGATCGGGCGCACGGATCTGCACGGCTACGACGTGACGCCGAATCCGGATGCGCGTCGGGCACTCCCCGATGTCGACTTCCGATACTCGGCCAACCTGCGCGACGCCGAATTCGAGCCCGGGTCCTTCGACCTCATATCGGTAATTCAGACGCTCGAACACGTGCCGGATCCACGTAGATGCTTGTCGGATCTGGCGCGGCTGCTCAACGACGACGGGCTCCTCATCGTGGAGGTCCCGAACATCGGCGGATGGGTGAGCGCCCTCTCGGTGGAGCGCTACTCCTCGCTCATGCTTCCCTTCCACCTCTGGCATTTCACCCGCGCCAGCCTCTTGCGGATCGGCATCGCGGCAGGGTTGCGGCCAGTTCGCTCGAAGACCCCCTTCGGTCTCCTGACCGCTGAACTCAGTGTCCCTCGTCTGTCGCAATGGACTCGACACCGGGGGCTCCGGGAGATCGTTCAGCGTTTCGGTTTTCTTGCCGC
- a CDS encoding 1-acyl-sn-glycerol-3-phosphate acyltransferase, with protein sequence MLRGIWTFVVFVAATVVFGGTAAAWSLVRPGSDIVMRLGRVWSRACLAAAGASPVYHGLENASRSLPCVFISNHQSLVDIWSLIPALPLSARFVAKRSLFLIPFLGWALTASGFIPIDRRNRARAVRSLATAAAKVRGGRPVLLFAEGTRSRDGRLGPFKRGAFHLALDAGVPVVPVAVSGSGRVLRPGGMFRIRPGTVRVSFAPPLDAASYRPDGLDRLSADVRARIVERLRPDEVDPGEATLHPEAL encoded by the coding sequence GTGCTTCGCGGGATCTGGACGTTCGTGGTCTTCGTCGCCGCGACGGTGGTCTTCGGTGGAACCGCCGCGGCGTGGAGCCTGGTCCGACCGGGGAGCGACATCGTCATGCGCCTGGGCCGCGTCTGGTCCCGCGCGTGCCTCGCCGCGGCCGGCGCGTCGCCTGTTTATCACGGGCTCGAGAACGCGTCGAGGTCGCTGCCGTGCGTGTTCATCTCGAACCACCAGTCCCTGGTGGACATCTGGTCGCTGATCCCGGCGCTTCCCCTCTCCGCGAGGTTCGTGGCGAAGCGCTCGCTGTTCCTGATCCCGTTCCTGGGCTGGGCGCTCACGGCGTCGGGGTTCATCCCGATCGACCGGAGGAACCGCGCGCGGGCCGTGCGCAGCCTCGCGACCGCGGCGGCGAAGGTGCGGGGCGGACGACCGGTTCTCCTGTTCGCCGAGGGGACCCGCAGCCGCGACGGGAGGCTCGGCCCGTTCAAGCGCGGCGCGTTCCACCTGGCGCTCGACGCCGGGGTGCCGGTGGTCCCGGTGGCGGTGTCCGGCTCCGGCCGCGTGCTGCGTCCCGGCGGGATGTTCCGGATCCGGCCGGGGACCGTGCGGGTGAGCTTCGCGCCGCCGCTCGATGCCGCTTCCTACCGCCCGGACGGCCTCGACCGGCTTTCGGCCGACGTCCGCGCGCGGATCGTCGAGCGCCTGCGGCCGGACGAAGTCGACCCAGGGGAGGCGACCCTGCACCCGGAGGCGCTTTGA
- a CDS encoding HD domain-containing protein, with protein MTPEKLAARLRRRMATDPLLREVREAARASGVPAWLVGGAVRDAALGCPSEDLDVAAGRGAGRLVRDLGSLWGHRGFRFRKRGVTTWRFEVRGRKVDVVDASGRGIERDLRRRDFTVNAIALDLVGGRTLDPLGGLRDLEAGRLRLPRPGVVREDPVRALRACRFLAEFPAFRLDPAARREAKAAERGLRRASAERVRDETDKMLVAPRPDLGLETVERLGLLGAVLPETIPLRRCVAGEGRPDVWRHTLDALARSADPGRLPGAATARDPDAARLLRWTLLVHDLAKPETLDRRADGRPTFHGHEIAGARLADAMLRRLRMPASFRRRVSRLVRFHLRPHHLADAGAPERGLRRLVRDAGDDLPVLVLHAACDALASGSPDARARWRRLRPVLVQLLALHERSKTTPLPTLVTGTDVMSVLGIPQGPEVGRMLCEIRELLEDGVVTSREEAMEWLREAR; from the coding sequence TTGACGCCGGAGAAGCTCGCGGCGCGCCTCAGGCGGCGGATGGCGACCGACCCGCTCCTCCGGGAGGTCCGTGAGGCCGCGCGGGCGAGCGGCGTTCCGGCCTGGCTCGTGGGGGGCGCGGTCCGCGACGCGGCGCTCGGTTGCCCCTCGGAGGATCTCGACGTCGCGGCGGGGCGCGGCGCCGGCCGCCTCGTGCGTGACCTCGGGTCCCTGTGGGGCCATCGGGGCTTCCGCTTCAGGAAGCGCGGCGTCACGACGTGGAGATTCGAGGTTCGCGGAAGGAAGGTGGACGTCGTCGACGCGTCCGGCCGCGGCATCGAGAGGGACCTCCGCCGGAGGGACTTCACCGTGAACGCGATCGCGCTCGATCTCGTCGGGGGGCGAACCCTCGATCCCCTGGGCGGGCTCCGCGATCTCGAGGCGGGCCGGCTCCGTCTCCCGCGTCCGGGCGTCGTGCGCGAGGACCCGGTCCGAGCGCTAAGAGCCTGCCGATTCCTCGCCGAATTCCCCGCGTTCCGCCTCGACCCCGCGGCGAGGAGGGAGGCGAAGGCCGCGGAGCGAGGTCTGAGGCGCGCGTCGGCGGAGCGGGTGCGCGACGAGACGGACAAGATGCTCGTCGCACCTCGGCCCGACCTCGGCCTCGAGACGGTGGAGCGGCTCGGCCTGCTCGGAGCGGTTCTCCCCGAGACGATTCCCCTGCGTCGATGCGTCGCCGGGGAGGGACGGCCCGACGTCTGGCGCCACACGCTCGACGCCCTCGCGAGGAGCGCGGATCCGGGGCGGCTCCCGGGCGCCGCGACCGCCCGGGACCCCGACGCCGCCCGTCTGCTCCGCTGGACGCTCCTCGTGCACGACCTCGCCAAGCCCGAGACGCTCGATCGGAGGGCGGACGGGCGGCCCACGTTCCACGGCCACGAGATCGCCGGCGCGCGCCTCGCCGACGCGATGCTCCGCCGCCTGCGAATGCCGGCCTCCTTCCGGCGCCGCGTGTCCCGACTGGTGCGCTTCCACCTGAGGCCGCATCACCTCGCGGACGCCGGCGCGCCGGAGCGCGGTCTGCGCCGCCTCGTCCGCGACGCGGGCGACGACCTACCCGTCCTGGTCCTGCACGCGGCGTGCGACGCGCTGGCGTCCGGCTCGCCCGATGCCCGGGCGAGGTGGCGGCGCCTGAGGCCCGTCCTCGTGCAGCTGCTCGCGCTCCACGAGCGATCGAAGACGACGCCGCTCCCCACGCTCGTGACGGGGACGGACGTGATGTCCGTTCTCGGGATCCCGCAGGGACCGGAGGTCGGACGGATGCTTTGCGAGATTCGGGAACTCCTGGAGGACGGTGTCGTCACCTCGCGGGAGGAGGCGATGGAGTGGCTCCGCGAGGCTCGCTGA